CGTTTAGCGGCCATGTGCATGAACTCCTGAAATTATCGTGCAAACGTAAAGTATAGCATAATTTGAATTTTCGCAAGCAGCAATTTTAATAAAAGCACCCCGGCTATAACATCGCAGCTTCATCACCGGACCCGCACAACCCCCTGCCCATTCCGGGCAGGGGGTTGTGCGGGAATACTTCAAAAAATAATGATTTTTTTAGCATGATTTCACTTAAAAATGAGTCAAACCCTAAAAAAGCCAAAGGAGTCTTCCCATGTATTCACAGGTCTATAGCAGCGCCCTCTGGGGCATCTCAGCCAAACCCGTCCGGGTGGAAATCGATGTCAGCCGCGGATTACCGGGATTTTGTATTGTCGGTCTCCCGGATACCGCAGTCAAGGAAAGCCGCGACCGCGTTGTCGCCGCCTTGAAAAATTCGCAGCTTGATTTACCGCCGCGCCGTATCACGGTCAACTTAGCCCCGGCGCATCTCCGTAAAGAAGGTCCGGCATACGATCTCCCGATTGCTTTGGCCTTGTTGGGTGCCTTGGGACAAATCCCGCTGCCGGCGCTGGAAGAACACCTCATCTTCGGTGAACTCTCCTTGGACGGCCGGGTCTGTCCGGTGCGCGGTGCGCTCTCGCTTATTTCCGCAACGCAGTCAGCCCGCTTGTCGAAGGTCATGCTTCCCCGGGGCAATGCCCCGGAAGCCGGTGTCCTTGAACATCTTACTATTTTCCCCATGGATACACTGCTGGATGCGGTTGACTATCTTTCCGGAAGAACCACCCCTACACCCTTCACGGTCAATACCGCGCAACTTTTCCAGAACGCCAATCAGTACACCGTGGATTTTTCAGAAGTCCGCAGCCAGGCGCATGCCAAACGCGCTTTGGAGGTCGCAGCGTGCGGGGGACACAACGTACTGATGATCGGTCCCCCTGGCAGCGGCAAGACTATGCTCACCCAGCGCCTGCCTACCATCCTGCCGGAACTGACGCTTCCGGAGGCACTGGAAACCACCCGCATTTATAGTATTAGCGGTCTGCTCTCTCACGAGCATACCCTGATGACTTCACGCCCCTTTCGTTCCCCCCATCATACTGTCAGCGATGTCGCCTTAATCGGCGGCGGCACTTTCCCGCGACCGGGCGAGGTTTCATTGGCACACAATGGTGTTCTGTTCTTAGATGAGCTCTCGGAGTTCTCAAAAAATGCCCTGGAAGTACTCCGGCAGCCGCTGGAAAACCAGGAAGTCACCATCTCCCGTACTGCGGCGGCAATTACCTATCCTGCCCGCTTCATGTTGATCGCGGCCATGAATCCCTGTCCCTGCGGTTTTTTCACAGACCCGGCCAAAGAGTGTCTTTGCACACCGACACAGATTCAGCGCTATCTCGGAAAAATTTCCGGACCTCTGCTTGACCGTTTTGATATCCATCTTGAAGTCCCGGCAGTTAAATACCAAGAGCTTGCCGGTACACAGGATCCCGAACCTTCTCAGATAATTCGCGAACGGGTTGTACAGGGACGAAAAAACCAGAAACAACGTTTCCAGGAACTGCCCGGACTTTATTTGAATTCCCAACTCAGTCCCCGCCTGATGCGGCACTATTGCCGTCTGGGAAGCGAGAGCCATGCCCTGCTCAAAAACGCCATTGAGCACCTCAATCTCTCCGCCCGTGCCTATCACCGGGTCATCAAGGTGGCGCGTACCATTGCCGATCTGGAGGGGTCCGCCGATATTTTGCCGGAGTATGTGGGTGAGGCTATCCAGTACCGGACATTGGACAAACGCTATTGGGGGCAGATGCATACCGCAATGCGCTAAAAAAAGCATTTTATTGACACTCGCAGCACACTCCTCTATATTAAAAGGACTTTGTTCTTTGCCGGGAGGCTTTACGTGAATGCTTTGACTGCCCAAACATCTTCGGATACCAAAATTATAAAAATCTGTGACCGCCTCAATGAAATCCTGATCGCTCTGGTGATTCTGCTTATTCCAACTTTTTTCATTATTTTAACCCGTGACCAATTCGAACTGCCTAAACTGACTATTTTCCGCATCCTAACCTGCTTTATGCTGGGAACCTGGGGTGTCCGGATCGTGGCCGCCAGAAAGATCCATTTCCGCAAAACACCACTCGATATTCCCATCCTGGTCTGGGCTGCTCTGCAAATCGTCACCACCTTTATTTCCGTCTCCGGATATGTATCTTACCGCGGAGAGTACGAAAATTTCCGCGGTTTAATCACCGTCCTCAATTATGCTGTTTTATACTTTGTGGCTGTCAATTTTATCCGGACCCGCGAACAAATCAACCGCATGCTTTTCATCATTTTGTTTACCGGCCTATTGGTGACCGCTTACGGAATTGCGCAATTTTTCGGTATGGATTTTATTGCCTGGAATCCGACTTCCGTCGCGCCGGGCCGCTACTTTGCCTCTCTGGGAAACCCCAATTTTCTGGCAGCCTACCTGGCCATGATCATGCCATTAATCGTCATTTTCTTTATTGAAAGCACTTCGCGTTTTCGCCGAATCCTGCTGTTTGTAAGCTTCATTGTTATGTTCACGGCCTTGATGGGGACATGGAGTCGCGGCGGTTTTTTAGGTCTGCTGGGTGCTTTAGATGTGATCATTCTTTTTGGCGTGGTACGAGCGTTCCGTGCCCTCCAGACGCAATCCGCCAACCGGCAAGCCAACATCGGTACGCTCATCAAAGAATGGATTGATGCGCACAAAATGCTGAGTATGACAATGGCTGCCGCCCTCATCCTTCTGATAAGTATTTCAGCCACTTTTGGCCGGGCGCATATGCTGCGCATGGCCGATACCGTTATCCATATCAAAGATGCCGTGACCGTCTCGCGGCTGCATATCTGGGGGCCGGCGCTGGGTATGATTAAGGAAAATCCAATTTTGGGAAGCGGGCTGGATACCTTCAAAACCGTCTTTCCACGCTATGCCACACCTAAATTTGCTGCGATCGATGGTGCCAATGTTTCTTCCCGTACAGCTCACAATGAAATTCTACAAGTACTTGCAACCCAGGGATTTGTTGGATTGCTTATCGTCACCTGGCTAACGGTGATGCTCCTGATCAATTGGTGGAAAGCCTATCAGCGAAGCCGGGAACGTTGGCAAGACCGCCTTGTTTTAGTCGGCATGGCAGCAAGCTGGACAGCCTATTCCATCCAAAATCTTTTCTCTTTCGGGGTGGTGGCCATTGATTCACTCTATTGGCTGATGATTGCCGTTATTATTCTGCTCGGTGAGTCACCAAAAAAGCAGACCGCACTGGCACCTTCTCAAATTCCGGAAGAAAATCCCAACACTTTTTTTTCGCGCTTGGCACCCTTGCGTGTTGTGGTCATTCTGGCCATGCTGGGACTGGCCGGTTTCGGCTCCTGGCAAGTTCTCAAAACCGCATTGGCTGACTATGCCTACAATCTGGGGACCATCTATCGCTTGCGCAGTATGTGGGACCATTGTATTGTCGCCTTCACCCGCGCACATACCCTTTCTCCCACGGAAGTCAAATATGCCGTCTATCAAGGCCTGGCCTATGAAGAGAAAGCCAAACATGTTGCGCCCGGGCAGCAACTCCCGCTCATTCTCAAGGCTCTGGAAGCCTATCACCGGGGCGCAAAGATGAACCCCACCAATGCCTACTACTTAGGCAATCTGGGGCGTGCTTATG
The bacterium genome window above contains:
- a CDS encoding O-antigen ligase family protein, which codes for MNALTAQTSSDTKIIKICDRLNEILIALVILLIPTFFIILTRDQFELPKLTIFRILTCFMLGTWGVRIVAARKIHFRKTPLDIPILVWAALQIVTTFISVSGYVSYRGEYENFRGLITVLNYAVLYFVAVNFIRTREQINRMLFIILFTGLLVTAYGIAQFFGMDFIAWNPTSVAPGRYFASLGNPNFLAAYLAMIMPLIVIFFIESTSRFRRILLFVSFIVMFTALMGTWSRGGFLGLLGALDVIILFGVVRAFRALQTQSANRQANIGTLIKEWIDAHKMLSMTMAAALILLISISATFGRAHMLRMADTVIHIKDAVTVSRLHIWGPALGMIKENPILGSGLDTFKTVFPRYATPKFAAIDGANVSSRTAHNEILQVLATQGFVGLLIVTWLTVMLLINWWKAYQRSRERWQDRLVLVGMAASWTAYSIQNLFSFGVVAIDSLYWLMIAVIILLGESPKKQTALAPSQIPEENPNTFFSRLAPLRVVVILAMLGLAGFGSWQVLKTALADYAYNLGTIYRLRSMWDHCIVAFTRAHTLSPTEVKYAVYQGLAYEEKAKHVAPGQQLPLILKALEAYHRGAKMNPTNAYYLGNLGRAYAFASNVEPTNQTYSDNSIRYLNEAIVYAPVTVLFYQNLGMTYFGRRNYDDFVKIVDKLAVFNTVEASKLVFSAGNQLYNINDLGGCKTYYGKALEINPDYVEAHFNLGVTLARMGSEKEAIAHWQQALVLKPSFSPAKQMLERYQSDPQTMPGRVIMNK
- a CDS encoding YifB family Mg chelatase-like AAA ATPase, producing MYSQVYSSALWGISAKPVRVEIDVSRGLPGFCIVGLPDTAVKESRDRVVAALKNSQLDLPPRRITVNLAPAHLRKEGPAYDLPIALALLGALGQIPLPALEEHLIFGELSLDGRVCPVRGALSLISATQSARLSKVMLPRGNAPEAGVLEHLTIFPMDTLLDAVDYLSGRTTPTPFTVNTAQLFQNANQYTVDFSEVRSQAHAKRALEVAACGGHNVLMIGPPGSGKTMLTQRLPTILPELTLPEALETTRIYSISGLLSHEHTLMTSRPFRSPHHTVSDVALIGGGTFPRPGEVSLAHNGVLFLDELSEFSKNALEVLRQPLENQEVTISRTAAAITYPARFMLIAAMNPCPCGFFTDPAKECLCTPTQIQRYLGKISGPLLDRFDIHLEVPAVKYQELAGTQDPEPSQIIRERVVQGRKNQKQRFQELPGLYLNSQLSPRLMRHYCRLGSESHALLKNAIEHLNLSARAYHRVIKVARTIADLEGSADILPEYVGEAIQYRTLDKRYWGQMHTAMR